From Candidatus Desulfofervidus auxilii, the proteins below share one genomic window:
- the trpS gene encoding tryptophan--tRNA ligase, whose product MIAQKKRVLSGMRPTGKIHLGNLHGALANWKQLQEEYECYFFIADWHALTSEYQNPQKIKEYVWEMIIDWLSIGLNPEKATIFIQSKVPEHTELHLIFSMITPLPWLERNPTYKEQKQELVEKDLNTYGFLGYPVLQAADILIYKAHLVPVGMDQLPHIELTREIARRFNYLYREVFPIPEPLLTEVPKLLGIDGRKMSKSYNNAIFISDPPNVLKEKVRQMFTDQSRLRRSDPGHPEICNVFSIHKLYSSSEIVNQIETDCRRAKIGCVDCKQILAKSLIQGLEPYQEKRQYYKSHLSEVKETVIAGIEKARTIARATLEEAKAVVGI is encoded by the coding sequence ATGATAGCACAGAAAAAAAGAGTTTTAAGTGGAATGCGTCCTACTGGAAAAATTCATCTAGGTAATCTCCATGGTGCCTTAGCCAATTGGAAGCAATTACAAGAAGAATATGAATGCTATTTTTTTATTGCTGATTGGCATGCTTTAACAAGCGAATATCAAAATCCTCAAAAAATTAAAGAATATGTTTGGGAAATGATTATAGATTGGCTAAGTATTGGTCTAAATCCAGAAAAGGCAACTATTTTTATTCAATCAAAAGTGCCAGAACACACTGAATTACATCTTATTTTTTCTATGATTACTCCTTTGCCTTGGTTAGAAAGGAATCCTACTTATAAGGAACAAAAGCAAGAATTAGTGGAAAAAGATTTAAATACTTATGGTTTTCTTGGCTATCCTGTACTTCAGGCAGCAGATATTTTGATTTATAAAGCACATTTAGTACCAGTGGGAATGGATCAACTACCTCATATAGAATTAACAAGAGAGATTGCTCGTCGTTTTAACTATTTATATCGTGAAGTTTTTCCAATACCAGAACCTTTATTGACTGAAGTACCAAAGTTATTAGGTATTGATGGTCGAAAAATGAGTAAAAGTTATAATAATGCTATTTTTATCTCTGATCCTCCCAATGTTTTAAAAGAGAAAGTAAGACAAATGTTTACTGATCAATCTCGCTTACGTCGCTCTGATCCTGGTCATCCAGAAATTTGTAATGTATTTTCTATACATAAGCTTTATAGTTCATCAGAGATAGTAAATCAGATTGAGACAGACTGCAGAAGAGCAAAAATTGGATGTGTAGATTGTAAGCAAATCTTGGCAAAAAGTTTAATTCAGGGTTTAGAGCCATATCAGGAAAAAAGGCAATATTATAAGTCACATTTATCAGAAGTAAAAGAAACTGTTATTGCTGGTATTGAAAAAGCTCGTACTATTGCTAGAGCTACTTTAGAAGAAGCAAAAGCAGTAGTAGGGATTTAA
- a CDS encoding TrkA family potassium uptake protein, with translation MRIAIFGLGIFGRHVAKALFERGHEVIAIDQRKDLVQKAQEYTTQAIVADCTDRELLENLGLNNIDLAIISLGENLSASILLTLYLKEMEVKQIIVKAVNEDHQKILELVGATKVVFPEREIAIKLAASLDTPNVLDYLPLSQEYQVIEIAAPKAFIGKNLGELDVRRRYGVQVIAVREAGSEQVFSLISPEFKIKEGDILVLIGRIEDIERIKKLKG, from the coding sequence ATGCGTATTGCTATTTTTGGCTTAGGTATTTTTGGACGCCATGTTGCCAAAGCCCTTTTTGAAAGAGGGCATGAAGTTATTGCCATTGATCAAAGGAAAGACTTAGTTCAAAAAGCTCAAGAATATACAACACAGGCAATTGTAGCTGATTGTACAGATAGAGAATTGTTAGAAAATTTGGGATTAAATAATATTGACCTTGCTATAATTAGTTTGGGAGAAAATCTTAGTGCTAGTATTCTTTTAACCCTTTATTTAAAAGAAATGGAAGTAAAACAGATTATTGTTAAAGCAGTAAATGAAGACCATCAAAAAATTCTTGAGCTTGTAGGTGCCACTAAAGTTGTATTTCCAGAAAGAGAAATTGCTATCAAATTAGCTGCTAGTTTGGATACTCCAAATGTACTTGATTATTTGCCATTATCGCAAGAGTACCAAGTAATAGAAATAGCTGCACCAAAAGCATTTATTGGTAAAAATTTGGGAGAGCTTGATGTGCGACGTCGTTATGGTGTTCAGGTCATTGCCGTGAGGGAAGCTGGATCAGAGCAGGTTTTTTCTTTAATTTCTCCTGAATTTAAAATAAAGGAAGGTGATATTTTAGTTTTAATTGGACGGATTGAAGATATAGAAAGGATAAAAAAATTAAAAGGTTAA
- a CDS encoding TrkH family potassium uptake protein, with amino-acid sequence MFKNLSPPTILAFSFIILIVIGSFLLFLPFSHYGSISYLDAIFTATSAVCVTGLIVVDTGTKFTFLGHVIILCLIQLGGLGLMTFSTVILLLLGKSPSFKGRLVLQDTLTHSPTKDIFSLVKDVVIFTLITELVGSIILAFHWKNIFPWQKAIFYGIFHAISAFCNAGFSLFSTSLESFCTDYVVLLTIACLFILGGVGFLVVAECGFRLRGKKTRLSLHTKLTLATIFYLIIISTISLFYFENTNTLKGLSLSQKFLNAFFQAVTPRTAGFNSLPIASLTDATLMLLMLLMFIGASPGSCGGGIKTITFAVFISFIVNKIMGREKVHVFSRTLPDETVYRAIVLFGLSCCLIFFSTILLILTQSYGIPHKEGILISYLFETISALGTVGLTTGVTPNLNAWGKIIIMCLMFIGRVGPLTVVHFVKIKEVAKRYQYAEENVMIG; translated from the coding sequence ATGTTTAAAAATCTCTCTCCACCAACTATCTTAGCTTTCTCTTTTATTATTTTAATTGTAATTGGTTCTTTCCTTCTTTTTTTACCTTTCTCTCATTATGGTTCAATTTCTTATTTAGATGCCATCTTTACAGCTACTTCAGCTGTTTGTGTAACTGGATTAATAGTAGTGGATACAGGAACAAAATTTACATTTTTGGGGCATGTCATTATTTTGTGTCTTATTCAATTAGGAGGATTGGGATTGATGACTTTTTCTACTGTCATTTTATTGCTTTTGGGTAAATCGCCTTCTTTTAAAGGTCGTTTAGTACTTCAAGATACCTTGACCCATTCTCCAACAAAAGACATTTTTTCTTTAGTAAAAGATGTTGTTATTTTTACTTTAATTACAGAACTTGTTGGAAGCATTATTTTAGCATTTCATTGGAAAAATATTTTCCCTTGGCAAAAGGCTATATTTTATGGAATATTTCATGCTATATCTGCTTTTTGCAATGCAGGTTTTTCTTTATTTTCTACAAGTCTTGAGTCTTTCTGCACAGATTATGTTGTCTTACTTACAATAGCCTGTTTATTTATTCTTGGGGGTGTAGGATTTTTAGTTGTTGCTGAATGTGGTTTCCGTTTAAGAGGAAAAAAGACACGTCTTTCTCTTCATACAAAACTTACTCTTGCAACTATATTTTATTTAATAATTATTAGCACCATTTCTTTATTTTATTTTGAAAATACAAATACTTTAAAAGGACTTTCTCTCTCTCAAAAATTTTTAAATGCTTTTTTTCAAGCCGTTACTCCTAGAACAGCTGGTTTTAATAGCCTCCCTATTGCCTCTTTAACTGATGCTACCCTTATGTTATTGATGTTATTGATGTTTATTGGTGCTTCTCCTGGTTCTTGTGGGGGTGGCATAAAAACAATTACTTTTGCTGTATTTATCAGTTTCATTGTTAATAAAATTATGGGGAGAGAGAAAGTTCATGTATTTTCTCGCACACTTCCAGATGAAACAGTTTATAGAGCAATTGTGCTTTTTGGATTATCTTGTTGTTTAATATTTTTTTCTACAATATTGCTTATTTTAACTCAAAGTTACGGCATACCTCATAAAGAAGGTATTTTAATTTCATATTTATTTGAAACAATTTCTGCCCTTGGAACAGTGGGACTGACTACTGGTGTTACTCCTAATTTGAATGCATGGGGGAAAATTATCATTATGTGCCTTATGTTTATTGGTAGAGTAGGGCCACTTACTGTTGTACATTTTGTAAAAATAAAAGAAGTAGCTAAACGCTACCAATATGCAGAAGAAAACGTTATGATTGGATAA
- a CDS encoding TrkH family potassium uptake protein: MIAPLFISIFYQDGVHFAFIKSILITIFFGLSLYFIFRKKSNKLSHREGIAIVAFGWMAAGIFGALPYIFAKVFDNFTNAVFESISGFTTTGASVLTDIESLPQSILFWRSLTQWLGGMGIIVLSIAILPFLGIGGMQLYKAEAPILVVDKLRPRISETAKVLWKVYVLISAIEVFLLKIGGMKLFDAFCHTFTTMATGGFSTKNISIGYFQSAYLHYVITFFMLLAGINFSLHYRILKGNIKDVLKDPELKFFISIIGIFTFIICLNIYKQFNGILTSFRYSIFQVCSIITTTGYTTTDFDKWPTLSKIILLICMFIGGSAGSTGGGIKCVRILLLLKHSYQELLRIIHPHVVHQTKLGKKIVPLDVINGVIGFFVLYIVLFIIFSILLATLGMDFMSSISAVAATLGNVGPGLGIVGPAQNYEFIPCLGKWLLIFCMILGRLEIYTILVLFTLEFWRK; the protein is encoded by the coding sequence ATGATAGCCCCTTTGTTTATCTCTATCTTTTATCAAGATGGAGTCCATTTCGCTTTTATAAAATCCATTTTAATAACTATTTTTTTTGGTTTATCTCTTTATTTTATATTTAGAAAAAAGAGTAATAAACTCTCCCATCGTGAAGGTATAGCTATTGTTGCATTTGGTTGGATGGCTGCAGGCATCTTTGGTGCTCTTCCATACATATTTGCTAAAGTTTTTGATAATTTCACAAATGCTGTTTTTGAATCTATTTCTGGTTTTACTACAACAGGAGCAAGTGTTTTAACAGATATAGAATCTTTACCTCAAAGCATTTTATTTTGGCGAAGTTTAACTCAATGGTTGGGAGGTATGGGGATTATTGTCCTTTCTATAGCTATCCTTCCATTCTTAGGTATAGGAGGTATGCAGCTTTATAAAGCAGAAGCTCCTATCTTAGTAGTAGATAAATTAAGACCTAGAATTTCTGAAACAGCAAAAGTTTTATGGAAAGTTTATGTATTAATTTCTGCTATTGAAGTATTTTTATTAAAAATTGGCGGAATGAAACTTTTTGATGCATTTTGCCATACTTTTACTACTATGGCTACAGGTGGATTTTCTACAAAAAACATAAGTATTGGTTATTTTCAAAGTGCATACCTTCATTATGTTATTACCTTTTTTATGCTTTTGGCTGGTATAAATTTTTCCCTTCATTATCGGATTTTAAAGGGAAATATAAAAGATGTTTTAAAAGACCCAGAACTTAAATTTTTTATATCTATAATAGGCATCTTTACTTTTATAATTTGTCTTAACATATATAAACAATTTAATGGTATTTTAACTTCATTCCGTTATAGTATCTTTCAAGTTTGCTCTATCATTACTACTACCGGATATACTACAACAGATTTTGATAAATGGCCTACTCTTTCTAAGATTATTTTATTAATTTGTATGTTTATAGGAGGTTCTGCAGGTTCTACAGGAGGAGGAATAAAATGTGTACGTATTTTATTATTATTAAAACATAGTTATCAAGAATTGCTTAGAATCATCCATCCCCATGTTGTACATCAAACAAAATTAGGGAAAAAGATTGTTCCTTTAGATGTTATAAATGGTGTAATAGGTTTTTTTGTATTATACATAGTATTGTTTATTATTTTTTCTATCCTACTTGCTACTTTGGGCATGGATTTCATGAGTTCTATTAGTGCTGTAGCTGCTACATTAGGTAATGTTGGTCCAGGCTTAGGGATAGTAGGACCTGCTCAAAATTATGAGTTTATTCCCTGTTTAGGTAAATGGTTGCTCATTTTTTGCATGATTTTAGGTAGATTAGAGATTTATACAATCCTTGTATTATTTACCCTAGAATTTTGGAGAAAATAA
- the trkA gene encoding Trk system potassium transporter TrkA encodes MNIIVIGAGEVGYHIANKLSGQNDIVIVERNPEKIKYISEYLDVATIQGSGSDPSVLEIAGIKSADMLIAVTDSDETNIVACLLSNFFSPSVIKVARIRNQEFVKYEKFFSRHFLNIDLVLNPELEIVKTILKLIEFPGASDVVDFIGGLVRIIGIKADAFSPIGIKLKNLGKELSYNFLIVAIIRNGRLIIPRGEDEIKLGDLVYVISKGEESTKILELFGKEIKPVTNVLIVGGGNVGENLAYELEKRGIKTKIIEKDPKCCAYLAEKLDKTTILEGDGTDLSLLKEENIEDTDYVITVTGQEDQNVLISLLAKALGVKRVLTRINKTSYLPLVSAIGLDITVSPALSVISALLKRMFQRKVLSVMPLGEDLQAVEVITTSVSDMIEKPLRKLKFPKDSIVGAIVRGKEVIIPSGETVILPGDRVIIFSSTEAVSKVEKIWH; translated from the coding sequence ATGAATATTATTGTTATAGGTGCCGGAGAAGTAGGTTATCATATTGCCAACAAATTAAGTGGACAAAATGATATTGTAATTGTCGAAAGAAATCCAGAGAAAATTAAGTATATTTCTGAATATTTAGATGTAGCTACTATTCAAGGTTCAGGAAGTGATCCTAGTGTTTTAGAAATTGCTGGAATTAAATCAGCAGATATGTTGATTGCTGTTACAGATAGTGATGAAACTAATATAGTAGCTTGTCTTCTTTCAAACTTTTTTTCTCCATCTGTTATTAAAGTGGCAAGGATAAGAAACCAAGAGTTTGTTAAATACGAAAAATTTTTTAGCCGTCATTTTTTAAATATAGATCTGGTTTTAAATCCTGAATTAGAAATTGTAAAAACGATTTTAAAATTGATAGAATTTCCAGGAGCATCGGATGTGGTTGATTTTATAGGTGGATTGGTAAGGATTATTGGGATTAAGGCAGATGCATTCAGCCCTATTGGGATAAAATTAAAAAATTTAGGAAAGGAATTATCTTATAACTTTCTTATTGTTGCTATTATTCGCAATGGACGTCTAATTATCCCTAGAGGTGAGGATGAGATAAAATTAGGTGATTTGGTTTATGTAATAAGTAAAGGTGAAGAATCCACTAAGATATTAGAGTTATTTGGAAAGGAGATAAAACCTGTAACCAATGTCCTTATTGTAGGAGGAGGTAATGTAGGGGAAAATTTGGCTTATGAATTGGAAAAAAGAGGTATTAAAACGAAAATTATTGAAAAGGATCCAAAATGTTGCGCTTATTTAGCAGAAAAATTAGACAAAACAACTATTTTAGAAGGAGATGGCACTGATTTAAGTTTGTTAAAAGAAGAAAACATTGAAGATACTGATTATGTAATTACAGTAACTGGACAAGAAGATCAAAATGTATTGATTTCACTTTTAGCCAAAGCATTAGGGGTAAAAAGGGTATTAACACGTATAAATAAAACCAGCTATTTACCTTTAGTCTCAGCTATTGGTTTAGATATTACGGTAAGTCCTGCTTTGTCTGTTATTAGTGCTTTACTTAAACGTATGTTTCAAAGGAAGGTGCTTTCAGTAATGCCTTTAGGAGAAGACTTACAGGCTGTAGAGGTGATAACTACATCTGTTTCAGATATGATTGAAAAACCTTTAAGGAAATTAAAATTTCCAAAAGATAGTATTGTAGGTGCTATTGTTAGAGGAAAGGAGGTTATTATCCCTAGTGGTGAGACTGTAATATTACCTGGAGATAGAGTAATCATTTTTTCTAGCACTGAAGCTGTTTCTAAAGTAGAAAAAATTTGGCATTAA